The genomic segment GCGGTGGGTCCCACTCCCGGGAGTGTGTGAAGCAACTCCCAGCCGCCCTGGGAGTCCTGGGGGTCTGGGGCTCACCCCAGCCTGGAATGTTTGGGTGTGTgaggaggtgggcaggaggggctgagggggaagaaaagagagaaggcagaggCCTGGGAGCTGACGGGTCGCCCCCCCAGACCAGCCCCACGGGCCTCGGCTTCCCTCAGAGAGGTCCACACCTGTtccatccagagagaaaatcaaggaGTTGGTCAAGGGGAAAACCTGCCAGAGGAAGGAGCCGCGAAAGTGGCAGAACAAGGCTTCGGTTGGCAAAAGAAGCTGGAAGAGGGGGAGAATAAACAAGCTGttgcagattttaaaaaacagagacacCAAAGGGTGGACAGGTCACGCCCAGGACGGATGCGATGCTGTGGAATGCACTGAAGACGGATGGGGCGGGCGGCGCCCGGCGGGCTCAGATGGCCTCCACGTAGTTGGCCGGCAGCATCCCCGTGTCGCCGGTGCGCTCCACGGTCCCGTACATCCAGCCGTCGTCGATCTGCTGCACGTTGACGATGGTGTCCCCGTCCTGGAAGGAGACCTCGTCCTCGTCGGCGGCACTGTAGTCATACACGGCGCGGTACCGCTTCTGCAGGGGTCGGGGCGCGGTTAGTCAGGGGTGCCTAACTCTCTGGGACCCCAGAGCAGAGTGGACCAGGAGCTGGGAGACACGGAAGGGCTGGGCTCTGCCATGAATTTTCTCACCTCTGTGTCTCATCTTCTGAGAGCAACCACCTTTTTAATAATGCATCTGGCGTCTAACAAGGGCCAGGCATAAACAGGGACGGAGGTTACAGTAGTTCTGCCCTGTCTCTCGGAACAGGAACGCAGTAATGTCCGGTGGACACCATGCCGGGTAGAGGTTAAAAATATGACATGTGTTCtattatctgcatttttttttcttttggccgcccCGCGTGGCATgaggcatcttagttccccgactagagatcgaacccgtgccccctgcagtggaagctcggaatcttaaccactggactgccggggaagtccctatctgTGTTATTATAAGCAccagtctttcttcttttttttgaagcTGTTGATGAAGCTGGTTCCCAAATTCAGGACAAAGACCAATTCCTGTGAGAAAAACCTCCAGGTGACACAAGACATATCTGTCAGGTCCCACCTTCCAACCTCAGCCAAAGTCTTGTGCTTAAGCTCTAGGAAATGTCCAGTAAAAACACATGAACTCTAGCTGTGATCTTGAAAATAGGCAAGATTCTAACGTCCTCTGACCCTCACTGCCCTTGACATCGACTTGTCTCCGGGGGTCAGCTCAGGCTTTACGGTGCCCCAGGCCAGGCTCTGGGATCAGTGTGGGTCCGGGGCTGGACGAGCCCATTAGAAACCTCCGGGATCTGCCCCCGCTGCCCCGCCCCACCACCAGGACCCCTGCTCAGACCTTCTGTTTGCAGCCTCTGGTCTGCCTCCTCCAACTGTTCATCCATTGTGATCTCGGGGGAACTTTCCAAAATGCAAACCTGAGGATGTTCCTCCCTGGCTTTAAATCCTTCAGGGGCCCCCTAACCTCTTCAGCATGAAATTTCAaaacccgcccccacccccgcagcAGAAACCAGCTTCATCAGCCCCGAAGGCTATGGAATAAGAGGTCACAACCCTCAAGAAATGACGGAAGTGACCTCGGTCTCTTACCACCAACTCTGCCTTTAATCTCTTGGGCCAAGTCACCACATCTAAGCCTGCATCCTGCAATAGCCGCCTAACTCATCTCCCTGCTTCCGCCCTCAATCTTCTGTTGCTGCTTCTCAACGCAGCTGCTAGAGCCACGTTTTAAAACACAAGTCAAACCCCTTACTCTGCACAGCTCACCAGTCACAAAGGCCTTCCTATGGCCTACAAGTCCCTGCATGATCAGACCTCATTCCCtgccctcttcccctctctggtcACCTTGGCCTTCCTGCTGATCCCTGAACTTTCCTAGaacattcctgcctcaggacctttgcaatTGCTGTTCTCCTCCACCACTCATTCCTTTACTTTACTGAGAACTTTGCTGTTCCCTCCCCTTCTCATTCGGCTGTCTTTTTCTTCACAGCTTCTCTCTGACCTTTCGTTACTTACCTACTTATCTCTTGGCTTTCGTGTTTGTCTCCCGACTGGAATGTAAGCTTCAAGAGGGCAGGAAGGTGGACTTTTATTCAGAGCCAAATCCCTTCAGTCCAGAACAGGCTTAGTGAGCATTGGAAGGACTGGCTGGTCTATCTGGAACCTTATCCTTCACACGACCTCTCCGGCCCACCTGACACCCCAGATAGCACTGACAATCACTCCCTCGTTTGTGTGGCCAGAGCCTGAGGCCCGAGCAGGCCACTTATCTCAAGCTACTTTATTTCTCGGAGTATTGTCCCTCCTGCTTCTACGTGAGCTACTTTGAATTCCAAGGCACCCGGCACAGAGGAGCTGAGCTTGGCTGCACCGTCACTGGGATAAGTAGCAGGACTTACAGACCAAACCTCTAGTCTGAGGGCTGGTAAGCCtgatcccaccccacctcccactttGCTCGTTAATTTATTCACTAAATTGATGACTTCCCGCTTTGAGCCTGGCTCAGAGTAGGTGAACCAAAGAGACACTGCCCTGCCCACATGGAGCGTCAAGTCCAGTGGGGGTCACAGTCAGAAGATGACAAACCCAGAGAACTGTTTCAAGGTGGAAAAAGTGCTCTGAAGGAAACCAGTGGGGCGGAAGGACAGACACGTCAGGGGAGACCCACTCGCCACAGGGTGGTTTGGGAGGGTGCCTCAGAGGCAGGGgcaagctgagatctgaaggaccTGGCAGGTCGTCGTCATGGAGACTGGGGAGCAGGGCGCAGTCTGGAGGACCCCAAGCAGAAAGGTGCTCTGTGTGCTCCCAGGTAGCTGGAGTAAGGAAACGTGGGCCGGGAGCTGGGTGGACGAGACTCGCCCAATGTACAGCTATGGCTGGAACACAGGGTCCCAATCTGCCCCCTACACCACACTTGCTTTCTTCTCGAGAGGCTGAGACCCCTATTATCTGCAGGTGGCAAGGGAGCTGGGGTCAAAGGTCAGGGGAGGCCAGCCCTCCTGGGTGGGTTTTCTAAGGAAAGTGCAAGAATTACGTCCAGGACGTCTCCCCGAGGCCCACTCACCTCCCACACCTCCTCTCCCCGCAGCCAGGGCTACTCACCCCGCCCCCGCCTGGGGCACTGCGCTGTATGGAGACCGGGGCTGCAGGCTCCTTGTAGCCACCGTAGGACTGGGctgcctgctgctgctggggCTGCTGGTAAACTGGAAGCCGGCAGGAGACGGGCTCAGAAACTGTCTTGCCAAAGCCAGCCTGCTCCCTTCTTCCACGAAGCCCATGCCATGTATTTCCACCGCCCATCGCCTCACTCAACCGCCACGCTGCTCAAAGGCTTCTGTCTCTGTGTGCACATTTGCCGGTGCCACGAATTCTGCAGCAGGGGCTGCATCTCCCCCCATGGCGCTGGGAGCCCAGAACGGGCCCTGACCCTGGTGCTTGTGCCCTCAGTAGGGATGAgacctgggtgtgtgtgtgtacacgagGCTTCCCTCTCACCTCCTCCCAACCCTGTAGCCGGCCTGGCCTCAGGTCCTCTGCCCGCACAGGCCTCATGCTCACCTGGGGCGCTGGTTGGGATGTGGTGAGGCTGCTGCTCCTGGGGCCGCCGATAGCCAGTGTCCTGGGGATCTCGGCGCTCTGGCTCCAGGCCCTCACCCCCGCTGGGGCCCATGCGgctcttctcaaactcttcgtgGTATTTTATCTGCGGGGGCAGAAAGTGCTGGGTGAAGGACCCACAGCAAACCAGCCAAAGCTCCCCTTCCGCTGCCACTCAAGATCCTGGGACGGGAGAGACTCCTGGAGGTCTCCAGGCAAAGAGAGCTGGGTTCTTGTTGGGGATGTACCAGCTATGTGCCCCTGAACAAGCACTTAACCTTGCTACACCTCCACTTCCACTTTACAGGGGTTGCTGAAGGATgcaatgagataatggatgtaaaAGGGCCACGTAAACTAAAGCACGAGACAAATATAAGTGGTCATTTTTCTGTGCCTGTGGCAGGGGCTAGGGCTACCCTGCTTTCACATTGGTCCACAGCAGCAAAAGCAGCAACtcctgtttattgagcacctactaggtgccaggcactgtgctaggtgttcTGCATCACATGCTCATTTTACCTTGACAGCACCTACAAGGGGGTACAGTATAGTCGCCATTTAACAGACAAGAAGGAAACTAAGTCACCGACAAGCAGCATGAGTTACCCATGCTCACGGAGactccagaggctgtgctcttaACCAGCAGGCGACTCTGCCTCTTGTGGGCATGACCTCGCAGAGTTCTGCTGAGGACCCTAGCCTGCAGGGCAAAGAAATGCCAGGCCCTCCCTTGAGGGTGGGTTGGTATCTAGAAGATGAGTTCCTTCTCTCCTCAggttccaaaaatgggcaaaaagagGCCTAGAGAAGCCACACACCCCAGGGTCCTCAGCAAGGGCTGGCTGAACTGAACATACTGGGACCCAGAGCTGCGTTAAGATCTGGTCTTCAGACTGTCTGCTCCCAACCCACCTGAGCCGCTTGTTAGAATGCAGGTTCCAGGACCTTCCATAGAATCTACAAAATCAGGGCTAGGGTTTTGGAAtatgcacttttttttctttctttctctctctctccttctttcttttttttttttttttttgtgggggggacTATGCACTTTTAAAAGATTCCCCCAGGTGAGTCTGAAGcaggctcaagtttgagaaccagtgatcTAGAGCAGAGGCTGGCAAACTCTGGTCCACGGGCCTGCAGCCTGTTTGCTCACAGCCTGCGAGCTAAGAACGGTTTCTACATTTTGTAATGTTTggaggatggggatgggggagtggggggaggattAAGAGGAATAAGATTGGTAACATGTGAAATTTCTATgacattcaaatttcagtgtccagaaataaagttttactggaacacagtctCACCATTCATTTCCCATTACCTATGGTTGCTTTCATTGCAGAGCTGAGTAGCTTCGACAGAGGCCCTTCGGcccataaagcctaaaatattcactatctggccctttacaggaaaaatttgctgacccctgcttgcCCAAATATGTCGAATGCATATTCCTGCTGGTAAAATCTGTTTTACACAATCCTCCCAAACTGCATCTATTTTATCAATTACACACAAGCATCACTTTACAAATATGGAATGTCTCCTGTAAAACTCACaccaaaaatatgaataaaacaaagGATGAGATGAAAAAGAACAACCTCCAGGAGTTCTAGGGTTTTCTCCCTGTACTCTCACTGGCATGTAGCCCACACCCCACCTTGAGGACCCCTAGTGGGGTCTATTCACTTTTCAGAGAGGACCCTGGTGGGGAGGAAGCAACCGAGGAGGTGGAAAGCCCGTGGTTTGTGTGTTCCGGGATCGCTGGGCTGGGCCGGGGCTCGGGGAGGAAGTGGGACAGAGAGTGACAGAatagctcccccccaccccccagaggaAACCTGGAAAGCAGGACACAGAAAACTGGTCCTGTCCTGAGCAGACCCGGGGCTGAATTGTCTCCAGGCCTCGGACCAGAAGCCGGTTCTCACTTCCTGTTCACCAGGATCCTGCCCCATGCTTCTCCCAGTgaaaaagggggtggggtgaggggacagGGAACGGATGGGGGCAAAGCCTGCCCTGTTTCCCGGAGCAGAAGCGACGAGCGATCCTGTGCCCCGGAAGCCCCTACCAAGGCCTGATCCAGCTGTCCCAGCCAGGACCTCCCGTGGGCCACCCCCTCCCACTTTCTTTGCTGCCTTCTCGTATCCGCTTTGCAAGGAGGGCAAGAGTTAACACTCGGCCAGGCAGGCCTTACACAGGAGTAGCTGGGCTAAAGGTCTGCAGGGGTGGTGGGCTGGGACCACCCACATCGTTCCACCCACATCGTTCAGCTGCTCTTCCAGCTGTTAACTGACGGTGACCCACTGCAGCCCAGGCTGGGAGAACAGGTGGGGCAGCAGCAAAGCCCAGGATGGGCCCTGTCTGGAGGCAGGGAggaccagccccctcctccccctgccccttcccttcaCGCCCAAGTAGGGACCCACAACCAAATGGTGAAATAAACTGAGCCCATTCCTGAAGGGGAGGCAGCTGATCCTGGTCAGACTGAAAACTCATCGAATCCCTGAACTCCCAAAAGGAAGAGCACCCAGGGGTGAAGTTCAAAGACACAGGGCCAGTGCCCTGCTCTCAAATTCCTAAGACAAGGGCAAAAGGTGAGTGTCCCTTAGCCCCACTCCCTTGGTGACCCCGTCCTCTGGTGAGCAGTCGGGGGTGGGGACAAGGAGAGGCCTCTAGGCTCCCAAGGCAACTGGCCTTTTGACTTTTGTCCTGGGGGGTGGGAAAGGTCAGCTTCCCTTGTTTACTGTCTGTTAATGAAAAGAGGCCTGACTCTGGGAGCCGATGACTAGGGGAGGGAAAGTGTACATGTGGAGGCCGACAGAGGCCTGCACCGGGCCCTGAGGGAGCCAGGGGGTGAGCTGAGGGGCAGGTGTGTCCCGGCTGACGGCCCACTTCTCTGGGTACGGCTCTGTCTGTATTAGTGAAGGGGTGACTCTCTGAGGAAGGAGGCATGTCTGGGTCCCAGGCCTGGCACCCATCTCCCCTTTTGTGTCCCACAGACTTAGTCCTTCATCGAGAGCTGCAGTGTCCCTCCCACGTCTCATCCCCGGAGTCATGAGCCCTTCACTTGCTCAGTGAGCTTGGAAGAGTCCCGTCccctctgagcctgagtttcctcatcttaaaaagaGGTTACGGCACCACCTGCTCCCACGTGGTCTGGAGGCTCCCGACTACCTCTAGGAACCTAGCCGAACTCTAGAGCTGAAAGCAAGTATGGACGTGTGTGCGTTTCCACAAGTGGCTGATGGGATCCATCTTGCTCCTTAAAAAGCCACCCCACATGCGTAAATACCTATAAAATTAGGCCCAGCTGATTCAAGCGGACAGCGTCGTGGCAGCCTCCCCACCATCGATGCAGGAACCACCGGTTAATCTAATAGTAATAACCTTGACCTTTGCTCAGCTTTTCACATTGAGTTCTCTGCACATAATCTCCCTTGGCCCTGACAATAATCACCCTTAAAAAATAAGTCGGATAGGTACACtttaattcctattttacagaagtaaatgaggctcagaagttaaatgactttcaTTACTCAGtcagggctgaggctggggaCACAAGGACAAAGCCACAGCTGGATGGGCCCTTTCCTGGGTCAGGGTGACCACATGCCCAAGTCTGCCCCTAGTACCAGTTCATGTCTTCTGGAATAGATATGAATAGCACtgcctttcactctcaaaagggATGATAATCACAAGGTCACCCTAACTGAGAGAAGGGGTGCCTGGCACTTAAGTCAGGAGTTGCAGCACAGAGGGGAAATGGACTGCAAAAAGTGAGGTTGCAGTTCCCTTCTGCCCAGCCCCACCTGATAAAATTTCAATCCTCTcaacttcctctccctcccctgcccaacAAGCGGGGAAACTGTTATTACTTTGCTGATCAACCTAATGGTTTGAGAAGCAAAGAGGCACCTTAAAGGGTGTTAGCacattcaaaaggaaaatgaacatttttcagaGGCCAAGGCCCTGTCTGATCCCTCCCTGTTCCAAGCTCAGCAAAGTTCTAATCGTCTAAATGCCCTGAAAAGGTGTCACCATAAGCTCAGAAATGTCAGCAGAGCCCTGGTCTAAAAACTGTCCTGGGAGCCCATGGAAGGATGCCAGGCTGTAACTGTGCCCATGAGATCCAAGTGCACATGGGTAGAGGGACCCAGGCCTCAGGACCCTCCTCACTCATCCAAGGGCCCTGCCAGCCAGGACTCCAGGATGACTAGTTGAGGGTCCATTCCAAACctaagaaaaatgcattttttctgCTAGCTGATGTTCCGTTTTCTGAACCCCTGCTCTCCTGATTGTGGTGGAAAACAAAGGTCTGACTCCACACTTGCTTCCACATGATTCTACATCATGACCAAGAAGGGAACATCAGGCTTTGAATGGAATAGTCAACTCACCAGCCAGGGACTGTTTTTTTCTAACAGTGCTTCCGTTTGTTGCAGTCCTCTGTGGTGCCcttatatgtataactcatttccttttctcagcCAGCCCAAGAACAAGGTATcgctgtcatccccattttacagatggggaaaccaatgCTCAGGAGGTAGGTAAGGGGTGGGTGAGTCCTAACGTCAGCTCCTAGTTCTCAACCACCAGGTTACGCTGTGCTCCCTGTGAGAGACTAACacgattttgtttttaaaacaaacgtAAATCTGTGCTCGATTTCATTaggaatcagagaaatgcaagttaaaaccatgagataccactacacacaaTCAAAATGGCTAAAAGGAACAAGTCTAAGGATGTAGGCACGGAAACTCTCATCACTGCCGGCGAGAGGGTAAATCAATACCACCGCTCGAAAAGTAGTTCGGTGAAGGAACATACGCTCTGAgatctggcaattccactccACATTATCGACACTAGGAAATATGTATGAAGCTGTCCACAGCCGTAGAAGCACTCCAAATGACCATCAACACCAGCATCAATATAAGCATCTTAAATGGAATGctatacaacaacaaaaaagaacaaactgcAGCTGCATGCAAACACGTACATGATTCTTTAAACCCAACGTTGCCCAAAGGAGGCAAGACGCAAAAGAACAGATATGTTCAaaattgggaaaaacaaaactatagtatTCAGAAATGCATAGttgcgggggagggataaattaagagtctgagatacatagacacactactaaatataaaagagataatcaacaaggacgtactgtatagcacagggaagtatactcaatatcttgtaataaactataagggaaaagaatctgggggaaaaatatgtatatataaaactgaatcacttctctgtacacctgaaactaacacaacattgtaaaccaagtatacttcaatttaaaaacaagaaaaaaaattacatagtgaaaaaaagaaagcatagctacattttaaaattgtaaaggaAAGAACAGCACACGCTTTCAAAAATTAAACTACAGGGTTGTCCAACAAGCCCACCTCTGGGGCATTTGACTCTGGGGCTAGAATTTTCTTTGACTTTACTATTTACTACTGATTAGGCCTGGACTATAAGGAATGAAGCTTATGTAAGGAATATAAGCTACTAATTATTTCTGACtgaaagaaatgcaaaggatttcTGCCTGTAGCAAGGCTATCTCCAAAGCTTATGGTTTTgggtttttatataaataaattaattaattagtttgttttggctgtgttgggtcttcgttgctgctcacgggctttctctagttgaggaacagggggctactcttcgttgcagtgtgcaggcttctcactgtggcttctcttgctgcggagcacgggctctaggcgcccgggattcagtagtcgtggcacgtgggctcagtagttgtggcttgcgggcttagttgccccgcagtatgtgggatcttcccggaccagggctcgaacccgtgtcccttgcattggcaggcagattcttaacaactgcgccaccagggaagcccaaagcttaTGGTTTTATAGTCCTGGAGGACATTAACTAGTTCTGCAGCTAATGGCAGAACACTAACTAGTTCTGTATCTAATTATATCCAGTGCTTTCTTTCACAGACTAGGCATCACCTCTGCCTGTCAGATGCTCCAGCTGGTTCCTCATAATTAAGGTAATTATATGATAGGTATTCACTGCATGAGAGTtacgttttttgttgttgttttttttaacactttgaaAACTCTATTTTGACAGGGGTGCTGTCACGCTCTGCTTCTTGACTTGCATGGTGAGTACACACACAGGTGTTTATGTGTTACActtcacagaaaaaggaaaagttaaaagaCCCAAAATTGTACACAGAAATTCAGTATATAAGTAGATGTGTAGATAAATAAAAGCTTTTCTGCTTGAAGGCTGTGGCTCCCATATAGGGACCTCAGCAATTAAAGACTCCCGTCCATTACAGCCATCACAGCTGGTGACCAAAGGCCAGGATAAATTTCAGCTCACAGCCTGCGGTCCTGGCCTCTCACCCCTTCAGGTGCCTTTAATGAAGACACAATTactaaacaaggtcctactgtatagcataaagaactatattcaataccctatgataagtcacagtggaaaagaatataaaaaaaagaacgtagatatatatatatatatgtataactgaatcactttgctgttcagcagtaattaacacaacattgtaaatcaactagacttcaattttaaaaaaaaagacacaaatactcACCACAGATGTCTAACTAGCACCTTGCCCCCTCAGTTTTCCAGACATTCTCAGTACTAGACAATGGCCTAACTTTTCAGCCAAACTTTAGTCCATGTCCCTTCTTTAGCCACAGTATAGAAAGCAGAGGAGTCTGCCTTTAAATTAATAGCAACTGACAATATTTATCACATGCTAAGTGCTTGACATTTTCCTCGCAAATGAGGAGTCATCTGACGTTAACCTGGGAAGTGAGTGACAGGCTACATACAGGAACACTATTTTGGATACAAAACAAAAGGTGTGGCTCAAAACACCATCTTTCCCAAAACTCTTCTGGAGGAGGGACAAGTTAACAACATGGTTTAAAGTTCCCTGGGGGGTTCTGGGATGTGGCCAGGCCTGGCACCTCTGGTGAAACTTTTTCAGGCTCTTGGTGACGATTCTCAAACTTCAGGTAACCCAGGGGATGTGTTAAAAATGCTGGttcctgaaaaagaaattttattttctatctctttaattttgtatctgtatgagatgatggctGTCCCCTGAACTTACTGCgacaatcatttcatgatgtaagtaAGGCAAATCATTATGTTGGAAAGCTTAAAGGTATACAGTGCAGTATgccaattatagctcaataaaaataaaaaggaacaacaaaaataattttaaaaataaaatgctggttcctaaaaaaagagagagaaaatgttggTTCCTGGGTTCTGCTCCCAGGTGGCCTGGGGAGGAGGCCTGTGAGCCTGCATTTTCAATCAACCTTTGCAAGTGATTCTCGTCCAGCTGTTTGGAGGCCCACAGTTGACAGACTAACTGTACTTGCTTGCTAAAACCAAGAGTCTTCCAGCATTGTGGTCACAAGTCACAGGTTCCAGGCTGCAAAAGCAGAACCAGGTCAGGCTCGAGTCACCTCCCCCACCTCAGAGCAGAGGACAATCAGCTAATTGCAGCCCTGTGGTTAATGATAAGATGTTATCTCCTCAGGTGTGAGTGTCTTGGCCAGGGTGAGCTCTGTTACCAGGGCTCCTCAGACATTAACACCTCCAATAACCAgtttggggggagggcaggggggaggggtgcGCGCAGGTGCAATAGGCTGCGTGTGAAGTATTCTGGAAGGCTCTCCGAAAGGGAGGCAGGGATGACTGGGCTTGTCTCCCTTCTTCTAAAAGCCCCAGGCTGGAAGCAATGAGTGAATGTGCTGGGGGTTGGGTTgtaggcgggggtggggtgggggggaacaggTATCCAAGATAAGACCGTCTTCACAGTGAAAAGCCACAGAGGCTGAAGACTCAAGATTCCAGCTTTGGGAGCCCACTGGGTCTTCCGTCCCTTCCCGTGGCTTCCCCTCCCTCCCGTTTTCCATGTGGAGAGCTGAGACCCACACCTTCTTTCCTCCGGCTTTACCCTTTGGAGGTCCGGCCACCGATTGGCAGGGAAGCTCTAGGGTGTGAGGTCTGGCCCTGGCTTATGAAGAAGCAACTGAGACAGGCTTTTTTTTCTggcgggggtgggaggcagaggaGCAGGGGAGCAGGTAGGGATTACAGCCCTCAGAGGCATCCTAGCCCAAGGGAAGCACTCCATTTCCTCAAGCCATGAATTTCAAGCTGCTGGTCAACAACCTAGTTGCGAAACCCATTTAGTTAAGTCGGCAACCAGCGTCTTTCACAAACTAAAATAGAACAGAAGATATCCGAATGCCCTTTAAGCGGTAAAGCCCTCTTTCCTGGAAGCTTTGATTCTGTTTCCCTTAAATAAATCAGCAGGCCTGTTGGGTGGGTCACGATGTGACATGTATTTCATACTGCAGGTTGCTGTCAAAGCCTAAAAGCCATGGTCTGGGGCATGGCAGGTTCTGACGGCTTGGGCCCTGGCTTCTGACATCCACCTGAACCACTGCCGGAGTCCACCCTAAGCACGGTCCAGCCAACTTCTAGAAGGAGTGCCCGACCAAGGAGGCCGGGTGGAGGGCTGCGGGCTGGATGCCGGGTGGACCAGCTAacacccaggccccctgcagccTCTATCTCCAGTCCCTCAGCCCAGTGACATGGGCAACTTGTCAACCTCTTCCTGTTCCAGACATGAAGACAACCGCTCGCCCGGTCCTTTGTAGGGCCCTGTTCGACACGGGTCTGCGGCCCACGTCCTGTGCTTGGGGCTCACAGTGGTGCTCCCATGACCTCACATTGCCCAAAGCCCCTTAGGCAGCCTTCCCGCAGCCCAGAGCCACTCAGGCTGCTGGCCCATGGCTCCACCAAGCAGGGAACCGAGGCCTGTTCCCTGGCCACAGGCGCCATGGGGCGCATCGATCCACTGCCCACGCTCCACACCCAGCCCTGCCGTGGC from the Delphinus delphis chromosome 19, mDelDel1.2, whole genome shotgun sequence genome contains:
- the LASP1 gene encoding LIM and SH3 domain protein 1, producing MNPNCARCGKIVYPTEKVNCLDKFWHKACFHCETCKMTLNMKNYKGYEKKPYCNAHYPKQSFTMVADTPENLRLKQQSELQSQVRYKEEFEKNKGKGFSVVADTPELQRIKKTQDQISNIKYHEEFEKSRMGPSGGEGLEPERRDPQDTGYRRPQEQQPHHIPTSAPVYQQPQQQQAAQSYGGYKEPAAPVSIQRSAPGGGGKRYRAVYDYSAADEDEVSFQDGDTIVNVQQIDDGWMYGTVERTGDTGMLPANYVEAI